From one Cupriavidus sp. P-10 genomic stretch:
- a CDS encoding Zn-dependent hydrolase yields the protein MTSKIAINGQRLWQSLMDLARIGATPKGGNARLALTALDGQGRDLVCGWMRDAGLTVTVDRVGNIFGRRAGRNDALPPVMTGSHIDTQPTGGKFDGCFGVLAGLEVMRTLNDHGVTTEAPLELAIWTNEEGTRFVPVMMGSGVFAGIFPLQTALDATDTEGKRVADELQAIGYAGTDEVGGRPVGAYFEAHIEQGPVLEAADNVIGVVTGSLGLRWYDVTVTGMEAHAGPTPMPLRRDALYGATHVMQEVVRIAHDFAPHGRGTVGVVNLHPGSRNVIPGAVRFTVDLRHEDAGKLAEMDARFRAACEALAQGQTTGAAFDVKIDDVQYFPPTPFAPELVDHVRREAVARGYSQQNIVTGAGHDAVYMASVTPTAMIFVPCKDGISHNEVEDARPEHLEAGANVLLGAMVAQAGA from the coding sequence ATGACTAGCAAGATCGCCATCAACGGCCAGCGCCTGTGGCAATCGCTGATGGACCTGGCACGGATCGGCGCCACGCCGAAGGGCGGCAACGCGCGGCTGGCCCTGACCGCACTCGACGGTCAGGGCCGCGACCTGGTATGCGGCTGGATGCGCGACGCCGGCCTGACCGTGACGGTGGACCGCGTCGGCAATATCTTCGGGCGCCGCGCCGGGCGCAACGACGCGCTGCCGCCGGTGATGACCGGCAGCCATATCGATACCCAGCCGACCGGCGGCAAGTTCGACGGCTGCTTCGGCGTGCTGGCCGGGCTGGAAGTCATGCGCACGCTCAACGACCATGGCGTGACCACCGAAGCGCCGCTCGAACTGGCGATCTGGACCAATGAGGAGGGCACGCGCTTCGTGCCGGTGATGATGGGCTCGGGCGTGTTCGCGGGCATCTTCCCGCTGCAGACCGCGCTGGACGCCACCGATACCGAAGGCAAGCGCGTGGCGGACGAACTGCAGGCCATCGGCTATGCCGGCACCGACGAAGTGGGCGGGCGGCCGGTGGGCGCATATTTCGAGGCGCATATCGAGCAGGGCCCGGTGCTGGAAGCGGCGGACAACGTGATCGGCGTGGTCACCGGTTCGCTGGGGCTGCGCTGGTACGACGTCACCGTGACCGGTATGGAAGCGCACGCCGGCCCGACGCCGATGCCGCTGCGCCGTGACGCGCTCTATGGTGCCACACACGTGATGCAGGAAGTGGTGCGCATCGCCCATGACTTCGCGCCGCACGGCCGCGGCACCGTGGGCGTGGTCAATCTCCACCCCGGCTCGCGCAACGTGATTCCCGGCGCGGTCAGATTCACGGTCGACCTGCGCCACGAAGACGCCGGCAAGCTGGCCGAGATGGACGCCCGCTTCCGCGCCGCATGCGAGGCGCTGGCGCAGGGCCAGACCACCGGTGCCGCGTTCGACGTGAAGATCGACGACGTGCAGTACTTCCCGCCGACCCCGTTCGCGCCGGAACTGGTCGACCATGTGCGCCGCGAGGCCGTGGCGCGCGGCTACAGCCAGCAGAACATCGTCACCGGCGCGGGCCATGATGCCGTCTACATGGCCAGCGTGACCCCGACCGCGATGATCTTCGTGCCCTGCAAGGACGGCATCAGCCATAACGAAGTGGAAGACGCCCGCCCCGAGCACCTGGAAGCCGGCGCCAACGTGCTGCTCGGTGCAATGGTCGCGCAGGCGGGCGCATGA
- a CDS encoding thiamine pyrophosphate-binding protein, with protein sequence MSQAHHNLRERNGGQILVEQLRIQGVRRVFLVPGESYLPCIDALYDHQDAITPIVCRQESGAGYMAEAHGKLTGEPGVCFVTRGPGATNASIAVHTAFQDSTPMILFVGQVGNDFYEREAFQEIDYRRMFGQMAKWVAQIDRTDRIPEFIARAFAVATSGRPGPVVLALPEDTLWGKATVADMPRYVRSHAAPAPHALASLAAMLEQAERPFLMIGGSGWTPEAMRQMEGFAERFGLPVGLAWRRLECFDNHHSNYAGHVGWGMGEALRARIRESDLLIAVGTRMGEATTEGYTVVESPLPRQRLVHVYPDPEELGRVFRAEVPIVADVVSFAAAVDGLRPAREHNRAALVERARHDYLDSQKALPAPGPLNLNQAACLVRERLPDDACITVGAGNYAVFPHTYYRYKGVGTSLAPTVGSMGYGLPAAISAKLERPERTVVCYAGDGCFQMNLQELGVAMQYRLGIVVLVFNNGIWGTIRAHQEREFPGRTIALGFENPEFAELARAYRGYGEVVASDAEFGPALDRALDFASTHSMPALLELRYDPDGIAPGMTLSGIRAAALARQAAG encoded by the coding sequence ATGAGCCAAGCCCATCACAACCTGCGCGAGCGCAATGGCGGCCAGATCCTTGTCGAGCAGCTGCGCATCCAGGGCGTGCGGCGCGTATTCCTGGTGCCGGGCGAAAGCTACCTGCCATGCATCGATGCGCTGTACGACCACCAGGACGCGATCACGCCGATCGTCTGCCGCCAGGAAAGCGGCGCCGGCTACATGGCCGAAGCCCACGGCAAGCTTACCGGCGAGCCCGGCGTTTGCTTCGTCACGCGCGGCCCCGGCGCAACCAACGCCAGCATTGCCGTGCATACCGCGTTCCAGGACTCCACGCCGATGATCCTGTTCGTGGGGCAGGTGGGCAACGATTTCTACGAGCGTGAAGCCTTCCAGGAAATCGACTACCGCCGCATGTTCGGCCAGATGGCCAAGTGGGTCGCGCAGATCGACCGCACCGACCGCATCCCCGAGTTCATCGCGCGCGCCTTCGCGGTGGCGACGAGTGGCCGGCCCGGGCCGGTGGTGCTGGCGTTGCCCGAGGACACGCTGTGGGGCAAGGCCACCGTGGCCGATATGCCGCGCTACGTGCGCAGCCACGCGGCCCCGGCGCCGCACGCGCTGGCGTCCCTGGCCGCGATGCTGGAACAGGCCGAGCGTCCCTTCCTGATGATCGGCGGCTCCGGCTGGACCCCCGAGGCGATGCGGCAGATGGAAGGCTTCGCCGAACGCTTCGGCCTGCCGGTGGGGTTGGCGTGGCGCCGGCTGGAATGCTTCGACAACCACCATTCCAACTATGCCGGCCATGTCGGCTGGGGCATGGGCGAGGCACTGCGCGCGCGCATCCGCGAGTCGGACCTGCTGATCGCCGTCGGCACCCGCATGGGCGAGGCCACCACCGAGGGTTATACGGTGGTGGAAAGCCCGCTGCCGCGCCAGCGGCTGGTGCATGTGTATCCCGATCCGGAGGAGCTGGGCCGCGTGTTCCGCGCGGAGGTGCCTATCGTTGCCGACGTCGTCTCGTTCGCGGCCGCGGTGGACGGCCTGCGTCCGGCGCGAGAACACAATCGCGCCGCATTGGTGGAGCGCGCGCGGCACGACTACCTCGACAGCCAGAAGGCGCTGCCCGCGCCAGGCCCGCTGAACCTGAATCAGGCCGCCTGCCTTGTGCGCGAGCGCCTGCCCGACGATGCCTGCATCACCGTCGGTGCCGGCAACTACGCGGTCTTTCCGCACACCTATTACCGCTACAAGGGCGTCGGCACCAGCCTGGCGCCCACCGTGGGCTCGATGGGCTACGGGCTGCCGGCGGCCATCTCGGCCAAGCTGGAGCGTCCGGAACGCACCGTGGTCTGCTATGCGGGCGACGGCTGCTTCCAGATGAACCTGCAGGAGCTGGGCGTGGCCATGCAGTACCGCCTCGGCATCGTGGTGCTGGTGTTCAACAACGGCATCTGGGGCACGATCCGCGCCCACCAGGAACGCGAGTTCCCCGGGCGGACCATCGCGCTGGGCTTCGAGAACCCCGAGTTCGCCGAACTGGCGCGCGCCTACCGCGGCTACGGCGAAGTGGTCGCCAGCGACGCCGAATTCGGTCCCGCGCTGGACCGCGCGCTCGACTTTGCCAGCACGCACAGCATGCCGGCGCTGCTGGAGCTGCGCTACGACCCCGACGGCATCGCGCCGGGCATGACCCTGTCCGGCATCCGCGCGGCGGCGCTGGCGCGCCAGGCGGCAGGCTGA
- a CDS encoding aldehyde dehydrogenase, translating into MSETRDQSYWQTRAAALRPQSRGYIGGEWTDAANGATFDTINPATGAVLAKVAACGAADVDRAVAAARQAFEQGVWSGLAPRDRKAVLLRLAALIETHHEELALLETLDMGKPIGDTLAYDIPEAARTFAWYAEAIDKLYDEIAPTGGNVLATITREPLGVVAAVVPWNYPLLMGSWKVAPALAAGNSVILKPAEQSPLTALRLAELAAEAGIPPGVFNVVPGLGAQAGQALGLHPDVDGIAFTGSTATGKRFMEYSGQSNLKRVWLECGGKSPHIVFDDCPDLDRAAQAAAIGIFNNQGEICIAGSRLYVQRAIYDAFMEKLEAHARAMQPGDPLDPASAMGAIVDARQLDRVMSYVDGGQREGARLRLGGERVRTDTGGYFLQPTIFECPSQSLSIVREEIFGPVLAVTLFDTEDEVVRMANDSPYGLGSGLWTANLSRAHRVSRRLRAGLVWVNCYMDGDITVPFGGVKQSGSGRDKSLHALDKYTDLKTTWINLG; encoded by the coding sequence ATGAGCGAAACTCGCGACCAGTCTTACTGGCAGACCCGGGCAGCGGCACTGCGCCCGCAAAGCCGCGGCTACATCGGTGGCGAATGGACCGACGCAGCCAATGGCGCTACCTTCGACACCATCAACCCCGCCACCGGTGCCGTGCTGGCCAAGGTCGCGGCATGCGGCGCGGCCGACGTCGACCGCGCCGTCGCGGCGGCACGCCAGGCCTTCGAGCAAGGCGTCTGGTCCGGGCTGGCACCGCGCGATCGCAAGGCCGTGCTGCTGCGCCTGGCCGCGCTGATCGAAACGCACCACGAGGAACTGGCCCTGCTGGAAACGCTGGACATGGGCAAGCCCATCGGCGACACGCTGGCCTACGACATTCCGGAAGCGGCGCGCACCTTCGCGTGGTACGCCGAAGCCATCGACAAGCTCTACGACGAGATCGCGCCCACCGGCGGCAACGTGCTCGCCACCATCACGCGCGAGCCGCTTGGCGTAGTCGCGGCCGTGGTGCCGTGGAACTATCCGCTGCTGATGGGCAGCTGGAAGGTCGCACCGGCGCTGGCCGCCGGCAACAGCGTCATCCTCAAGCCGGCCGAACAGTCGCCATTGACCGCTCTGCGGCTGGCCGAACTGGCTGCTGAAGCCGGCATTCCGCCCGGGGTCTTCAACGTGGTGCCGGGACTGGGCGCGCAGGCAGGGCAGGCACTCGGGCTGCATCCCGACGTGGATGGCATCGCCTTCACCGGCTCCACGGCCACCGGCAAGCGCTTCATGGAATATTCCGGCCAGTCCAACCTGAAGCGTGTCTGGCTCGAATGCGGCGGCAAGTCGCCGCATATCGTCTTCGACGACTGTCCCGACCTCGACCGCGCCGCGCAGGCGGCTGCCATCGGCATCTTCAACAACCAGGGTGAGATCTGCATCGCCGGTTCGCGCCTTTATGTCCAACGCGCCATCTACGACGCCTTCATGGAGAAGCTGGAGGCCCATGCCAGAGCGATGCAGCCCGGCGATCCACTCGACCCCGCTTCCGCCATGGGCGCCATCGTCGACGCGCGCCAGCTCGATCGCGTGATGTCCTATGTGGACGGCGGCCAACGCGAAGGCGCGCGGTTGCGCCTGGGCGGCGAACGCGTCCGCACGGACACCGGCGGCTACTTCCTGCAGCCCACCATCTTTGAATGCCCGAGCCAGTCGCTCAGCATCGTGCGCGAAGAGATCTTCGGCCCGGTGCTGGCCGTGACTTTGTTCGACACGGAGGACGAAGTCGTGCGCATGGCCAACGATTCGCCCTATGGGCTGGGCTCAGGACTGTGGACCGCCAATCTGTCGCGCGCGCACCGTGTCTCGCGTCGGCTGCGGGCCGGGCTGGTGTGGGTCAACTGCTATATGGATGGAGATATCACGGTGCCTTTCGGCGGGGTCAAGCAGTCGGGATCGGGGCGGGACAAGTCGCTGCATGCGCTGGACAAGTACACCGATTTGAAGACTACGTGGATCAATCTGGGGTAG
- a CDS encoding histone deacetylase family protein, with protein MRAFFSDDQLLHEPRQFMRAGRLCAPTDVPARAAALQRALAARGIELAAPPDCGRAPLEAVHSPAYLDFLASAYARWQELARPGFEPGIEVLPNLSPYHNGKVGEPRRPACPTESVIAQAGYYLGDLSCPLGPDSWRAILRGAHSAVAAARHVCERQDGAGMAYALCRPSGHHAHSDRAAGFCYVNNSAIAAQTLLARFGKVAVLDVDAHHGDGTQQIFYHRSDVMTISLHADPADYYPFYTGYANERGYGAGYGYNLNFPLPHGSGDAEFLSALDGALDALRDYRPQAVVLALGFDTYENDPISVLKVSMDGYRGIGERIHALGLPTVVVQEGGYEVEAIGRGLDAFLAGFAPAIA; from the coding sequence ATGCGTGCCTTCTTCTCGGATGATCAGTTGCTGCACGAGCCTCGCCAGTTCATGCGCGCGGGGCGGCTGTGCGCGCCGACCGACGTGCCGGCCCGCGCGGCGGCACTGCAGCGCGCGCTGGCCGCGCGCGGCATCGAACTGGCGGCGCCGCCCGATTGCGGGCGCGCGCCGCTGGAGGCGGTGCACAGTCCGGCCTATCTCGACTTCCTCGCCAGCGCCTACGCGCGCTGGCAGGAACTGGCGCGCCCCGGCTTCGAGCCCGGCATCGAAGTCCTGCCCAATCTTTCGCCGTATCACAACGGCAAGGTCGGCGAGCCGCGCCGGCCTGCGTGCCCGACCGAATCGGTGATCGCGCAGGCGGGCTACTACCTGGGCGACCTCAGCTGCCCGCTCGGCCCGGACAGCTGGCGCGCGATCCTGCGCGGCGCGCACAGCGCGGTGGCGGCGGCACGCCATGTGTGCGAGCGGCAGGACGGCGCCGGCATGGCCTACGCGCTGTGCCGTCCGTCCGGCCACCACGCCCATAGCGATCGCGCGGCCGGCTTCTGTTACGTCAACAACTCCGCCATCGCGGCGCAGACGCTGCTGGCCCGCTTCGGCAAGGTGGCGGTGCTCGACGTCGACGCGCACCACGGTGACGGCACGCAGCAGATCTTCTATCACCGCTCCGATGTGATGACGATTTCGCTGCATGCCGATCCGGCCGACTACTACCCGTTCTACACCGGCTATGCGAACGAGCGCGGCTATGGCGCGGGCTATGGCTACAACCTCAACTTCCCGCTGCCGCACGGCAGCGGCGACGCCGAATTCCTGTCGGCGCTGGACGGTGCGCTGGACGCGCTGCGCGACTATCGCCCGCAGGCGGTAGTGCTGGCGCTGGGCTTCGATACCTACGAGAACGATCCCATCAGCGTCCTGAAGGTCAGCATGGACGGCTACCGCGGCATCGGCGAGCGCATCCATGCGCTGGGCCTGCCGACGGTGGTGGTGCAGGAGGGCGGCTACGAGGTCGAGGCCATCGGGCGCGGGCTGGATGCATTCCTGGCAGGTTTCGCACCCGCGATCGCATAA
- a CDS encoding aspartate/glutamate racemase family protein produces the protein MKTIGLIGGMSWESSAEYYRLINQDMKARLGGHNNARSLMATVCFEEIKALQHAEQWDELGRLMQQAARQVEGGGADFVLLCTNTMHRVAPAIESVLNVPFIHIVDPTAQALRQAGIRRVGLLGTRFTMEQDFYRGRMRELHGIDVVVPEQADRERVHDVIYEELCHGIVRDDARAEYQRIVAALAAQGAEGVILGCTEITLLLGQRDVALPVFDTTALHAQAAVTLALS, from the coding sequence ATGAAAACAATCGGACTGATCGGCGGCATGAGCTGGGAGTCGTCCGCCGAGTACTACCGGCTGATCAACCAAGACATGAAAGCAAGGCTGGGCGGGCACAACAATGCCCGCAGCCTCATGGCCACCGTCTGCTTCGAGGAAATCAAGGCACTCCAGCACGCGGAGCAATGGGATGAACTCGGCCGGCTCATGCAGCAGGCCGCGCGGCAGGTCGAGGGCGGCGGCGCGGATTTCGTGCTGCTCTGTACCAACACCATGCATCGCGTAGCGCCGGCGATCGAATCCGTGCTCAACGTGCCCTTCATTCATATCGTCGACCCGACGGCGCAAGCGTTGCGTCAGGCCGGCATCCGGCGGGTCGGCCTGCTCGGAACCCGCTTCACGATGGAGCAGGATTTCTACCGCGGGCGGATGCGCGAGTTGCATGGCATCGACGTGGTAGTGCCGGAGCAGGCGGACCGCGAACGGGTGCACGATGTCATCTATGAAGAGTTATGCCACGGCATCGTGCGCGATGACGCGAGGGCCGAATACCAACGCATCGTCGCCGCGCTCGCGGCGCAGGGCGCCGAAGGCGTGATCCTCGGCTGCACGGAAATCACGCTGCTGCTCGGGCAGCGTGACGTGGCGCTGCCGGTGTTCGATACCACGGCGCTGCACGCGCAGGCTGCGGTGACGCTGGCGCTCAGCTGA
- a CDS encoding cupin domain-containing protein gives MSAPQDRPRAVGTVQVDNERVVVTEWRFAPGAETGQHRHGYDYVVVPMTTGALRLQTPAGEVTSQLIAGQAYHRPAGVEHNVINAHEGECVFVEIEIKPAAGAAGGGSCQ, from the coding sequence GTGAGCGCGCCGCAAGACCGGCCCAGGGCAGTCGGCACGGTGCAGGTCGACAACGAGCGCGTGGTCGTGACCGAGTGGCGCTTCGCGCCCGGCGCCGAGACCGGCCAGCATCGCCATGGCTACGACTATGTGGTGGTGCCGATGACCACTGGCGCGCTGCGCCTGCAGACGCCGGCCGGCGAGGTCACCAGCCAGCTGATCGCCGGCCAGGCCTACCACCGTCCGGCCGGCGTCGAGCACAACGTCATCAACGCCCACGAAGGCGAATGCGTGTTCGTGGAGATCGAGATCAAGCCGGCGGCCGGTGCCGCGGGCGGAGGAAGTTGCCAATGA
- a CDS encoding AAA family ATPase — translation MTNIYRRPALASQMSQQLLHPGVLDEGLRSGLFLSGLRRTGKTTFLINDLVPALEAEGAIVIYVDLWSDTQRSPASLILAAVKKTLAELEQPGSAALRQLKRVSGADFGAFGLKFGFKLESVGEPGGATLAHALAEVVDKARTNVVLIVDEVQHAITSDEGNRMLLALKAARDAVNPRPNTPGYFIFVGTGSHRALVGELTARRNQAFAGATSVSYPVLGEDYIAHLLERLSAEGFSARPSLDVAVQAFRALGNRPEEMIKALRQLHFHLPSGSNPDEHLPVIANTLRSTAADLELMKLEQLGGLATAIFDRIACADGDARGLFSGESAAAYSAALGRDVRIEEAQPVVNEMMATNLIMRKGHGVYGVTDPFVQEIWLERKSLEGKL, via the coding sequence ATGACAAACATCTATCGTCGCCCGGCCCTTGCGAGCCAGATGTCGCAGCAGTTGCTCCACCCCGGCGTACTGGACGAAGGGCTACGGTCAGGCTTGTTTCTATCGGGCTTGCGGCGCACCGGAAAAACGACGTTTCTTATCAACGACCTCGTCCCTGCCCTGGAGGCCGAGGGTGCGATCGTCATCTACGTCGACCTCTGGAGCGACACCCAACGCAGCCCTGCGTCCCTAATCCTTGCCGCGGTAAAGAAGACTCTCGCCGAGCTGGAGCAGCCGGGCTCCGCCGCCCTCAGGCAGCTCAAGCGAGTGTCCGGTGCCGACTTTGGCGCCTTTGGCCTCAAGTTCGGGTTCAAGCTTGAAAGCGTTGGCGAGCCCGGCGGTGCCACGCTGGCCCACGCCCTTGCCGAAGTCGTCGACAAGGCCAGGACCAACGTAGTCCTGATCGTGGACGAGGTCCAGCATGCCATCACCTCCGACGAGGGCAACCGAATGCTACTGGCACTCAAGGCAGCCCGCGATGCCGTCAATCCACGCCCCAATACGCCTGGCTACTTCATCTTTGTAGGCACTGGCTCGCACCGGGCGCTGGTTGGCGAACTGACTGCGCGCCGCAACCAGGCCTTTGCAGGCGCTACCTCGGTCTCCTACCCCGTGCTTGGTGAAGACTACATCGCCCATCTGCTGGAACGCTTGTCGGCAGAAGGATTCAGCGCGCGTCCATCTCTCGACGTTGCCGTCCAGGCTTTCCGCGCACTGGGCAACCGGCCGGAAGAGATGATCAAAGCCTTGCGGCAACTGCATTTCCACTTGCCTTCCGGAAGCAATCCGGACGAGCACTTGCCAGTCATTGCCAACACGCTCCGCTCGACTGCTGCCGATCTTGAACTGATGAAGCTCGAACAGCTGGGCGGATTGGCTACCGCAATTTTCGATCGCATTGCGTGCGCTGATGGTGACGCCCGCGGCCTGTTTTCAGGCGAGTCCGCTGCTGCCTACTCGGCTGCCCTGGGACGTGATGTCCGCATCGAGGAAGCGCAGCCTGTGGTCAATGAGATGATGGCGACGAACCTGATCATGCGCAAAGGGCACGGGGTCTATGGCGTGACGGACCCGTTCGTGCAGGAGATCTGGCTGGAGCGCAAGTCGCTTGAAGGCAAGCTGTAG
- a CDS encoding PDDEXK nuclease domain-containing protein — protein MTTTSALPESQAYAFIQREVVALLESARSAAARSVNALMTATYWEIGRRITEFEQAGQERAGYGDALLERLASDLSSRFGRGFSRQNLQQMRTFYQYWPAEKICQTLSGKCVRKEPLNISVLAQALRLPWSTYVRLISVKNAYARDFYEAEALRCGWSVRQLDRQIGSQFYERTALSTNQAAMLTGAMEIEASDTSSPDQAFKDPFVLEFLNLKDEYSESELEGALIHHLADFLLELGDDFAFIGRQRRLRIDDSWFRVDLLFFNRRLKCLLVVDLKVGKFSYTDAGQMHPYLNYARENWMKPGENPPVGLILCTELGASEARYSLEGLSNRVLAAEYRTVLPDERLLAEKLDQTRRELEAQRLVSRSTPD, from the coding sequence ATGACCACGACGAGTGCACTCCCCGAAAGCCAGGCGTACGCGTTCATCCAGCGAGAAGTCGTGGCATTGCTGGAATCCGCGCGAAGCGCCGCCGCAAGAAGCGTAAACGCCCTCATGACCGCTACTTACTGGGAAATCGGCCGACGCATCACCGAGTTCGAACAGGCCGGACAAGAACGCGCCGGATATGGCGACGCATTGCTCGAACGTCTGGCATCCGACCTTTCCTCCCGGTTTGGCCGAGGCTTCAGCAGGCAAAACCTGCAGCAGATGCGCACGTTCTACCAATATTGGCCTGCAGAGAAGATTTGCCAGACTCTGTCTGGCAAATGTGTGCGCAAAGAGCCACTCAATATTTCCGTCCTCGCCCAGGCCTTGCGTCTGCCCTGGTCCACCTATGTGCGCCTGATCTCAGTCAAGAACGCCTATGCGCGGGACTTCTATGAAGCCGAGGCACTGCGCTGTGGCTGGAGCGTGCGCCAGCTTGACCGCCAGATCGGCAGCCAGTTCTATGAGCGCACGGCACTCTCGACGAACCAGGCAGCCATGTTGACAGGCGCCATGGAGATCGAAGCCAGTGACACATCGTCACCGGACCAAGCCTTCAAGGACCCATTCGTGCTGGAGTTCCTGAATCTCAAGGACGAATACTCCGAATCGGAACTGGAGGGCGCCTTGATTCACCATCTCGCTGACTTCCTGCTTGAACTGGGCGATGACTTCGCATTCATTGGCCGGCAGCGGCGCCTACGCATCGACGACAGTTGGTTCCGCGTTGATTTGCTGTTCTTCAACCGTCGACTCAAGTGCCTGCTCGTTGTGGATCTCAAGGTTGGAAAGTTCAGCTACACCGACGCTGGCCAAATGCATCCTTACCTGAACTATGCACGCGAGAATTGGATGAAACCGGGGGAGAATCCCCCGGTTGGGCTGATATTGTGCACGGAACTGGGTGCCTCGGAAGCGCGCTATTCCCTCGAAGGCCTGTCCAACAGAGTGTTGGCCGCCGAGTATCGGACCGTACTACCCGATGAACGACTGCTTGCCGAAAAGCTGGACCAGACGAGACGCGAGCTGGAAGCCCAGCGCCTCGTCAGCAGATCTACCCCAGATTGA
- a CDS encoding DMT family transporter, translating into MTAAAPGRSDWWRGGLLFLCVVTLFATVDATAKHLVGRYPAPFLNAVRYGATLAVAVAMLAGSGQLRFWRTPHRGLLVLRGLMLAVVGTCFMTALLWMPLAEATAIYFMAPLMVVGLSPWMLGEKVGLRQWLAVGAGFCGMLLIVRPGGAVSWLGTVLMLAATLAYAMLQLLTRRMAGQVDARVQYGFAALICMVATGVPAPFFPPPVWPDLADWMAILAMGLMSAAAQVLLILALQRAPASRLAPLNYFHLLLALVYSALWFGRWPDALALAGIALIVVAGLTQTLPSPAALSTKRGTP; encoded by the coding sequence ATGACCGCCGCGGCGCCGGGCAGGTCCGACTGGTGGCGTGGCGGGCTGCTGTTCCTGTGCGTGGTGACGTTGTTCGCCACGGTGGATGCCACCGCCAAGCACCTGGTCGGCCGCTATCCCGCGCCGTTCCTCAATGCGGTGCGATACGGCGCCACGCTGGCAGTGGCGGTGGCCATGCTCGCCGGATCTGGCCAACTGCGCTTCTGGCGCACCCCGCACCGCGGCCTCTTGGTGCTGCGCGGTCTGATGCTGGCGGTGGTCGGCACCTGCTTCATGACCGCGCTGCTGTGGATGCCGCTGGCCGAAGCCACCGCCATCTATTTCATGGCGCCGCTGATGGTGGTGGGCCTGTCGCCGTGGATGCTGGGCGAGAAGGTCGGCCTGCGCCAGTGGCTGGCGGTAGGCGCGGGCTTCTGCGGGATGCTGCTGATCGTACGCCCCGGCGGCGCGGTGTCGTGGCTTGGCACCGTGCTGATGCTGGCCGCCACGCTGGCCTACGCCATGCTGCAACTGCTGACGCGGCGCATGGCGGGGCAGGTTGATGCGCGCGTGCAATACGGCTTTGCCGCGCTGATCTGCATGGTTGCCACCGGCGTGCCGGCGCCGTTCTTCCCGCCGCCGGTGTGGCCTGACCTGGCCGACTGGATGGCGATCCTGGCGATGGGGCTGATGAGCGCGGCGGCGCAGGTGCTGCTGATCCTGGCCCTGCAGCGCGCCCCGGCATCGCGCCTGGCGCCGCTGAACTATTTCCACCTGCTGCTGGCGCTGGTCTACAGCGCGCTGTGGTTCGGCCGCTGGCCCGACGCGCTGGCGCTGGCCGGCATCGCCCTGATCGTGGTCGCGGGCCTGACGCAGACGCTGCCGTCGCCCGCGGCCCTGTCAACCAAACGAGGAACCCCATGA